From the genome of Anopheles funestus chromosome 2RL, idAnoFuneDA-416_04, whole genome shotgun sequence:
GCGAACATGAGTCGATCAACAAAACCGCCGAAAGTCAACCACCTGTGCGTGCCTCACAGCAAGCAGCGAGAAGGTTTTACTGTCCCAAAAGCGCACCAGCACCGGTGTGCCTTGGAATCTGACAGCTGGTTTGTATTAATGATATTGTACAGTAATATTCCATCTTGATTGATGATCGATTGGATAGCGAATTTAGCGCTgttaaatgttaataaattaaCGATTGTGTTCGATGTACTAAAACGACAGGTTTCAtctttataaaacaatttatacgTGTTTGCCCATTCAGCTACCTGTTCGCGGAAGACAATTCATCGACACAACAGTTTCCCaatttccatccatccacaCTAATCGACATAAAATGAGGCACAGTCACGCGCTGTACGAGAGGCGTGATTAAAGCGATTTATTCGATCCGGTCTAGCCGTTTGAGCTAGTTTTCGTGTCGAGCGCCTAAAACACCGCCCGATTGTTGTTGGCGACCTTTACATTTGATTGTGATTCATTTTTATAAGAGACGTCCCCGAGGCCAGATCTGGGCCGTCTTACACGCAGTTTAGTGATTGGCACTAACCAGCCGCTGGTAGGTTGGCGCTTTTTGGTAGCATTGAGCTTTTCCGACAGCCGCATCAAGAAGGGTCCCTGGGTTAATCATCCTTGGGATGGCAGCTTAGCAACACCACCTTAGGTAGTCTATGATCAATCAAAAAATGTGTACATTCTTAGTATCGAAAACTTTTGTCCAAACAGCCTTCGATGACTTTCATTCATAGAAACACACAGAGATTGACTCCCGTTCGAATCTGgccagcaaacaaaacgaggTCATACACCATGATTGATGGTGCTTTAATACAGATTTTGCaaagtatttaattttttttattcaatcacGTAAGGTTAATCATCTCCCGTAGATTGTTACGCATGCGGATTGTGGattgatttttaaactattttttttggaatttatgttttctttaaagtttaaatcaaattatgtATACCgttgttaattaaataaaattggtCCAAAGATAACGGTTCGCTTATCAAAGGTGACTCCCATAGTCCTTATTGGAACAcgagttgtgtgtgtgtgtttttggaacGAGTTCAATGAATGGATAAGATGACTTAGATAGCCTAGAGGGAAAGACGACACATTATGCAATCAGTATGCTGATGTTTCGAAAAGCGACCCAAAGCAACACCAACCACCAAATGGGATCTTCTTTGTTCGTCttgcataaattattttgGCTTGAAGACAGATGTACCTGTTACCTGATCGCTGGAGAACCGAGGATGTCCAGTGGtaggtttaaatttattcaaaaattattgtttttttgttgtttgttttgcttagcTTGGTTCTAGAAATTTTGAACCTGATCGGTTGGTTATCAGTACGGAGATGAGAAGGTATTGCGGGAAGTATTACCATTAGGAAGTAGGTCAAGGATAGCGGGGGTAAAATAGGCTgtcaagaaacaaacaaaaaaaaacattcacctcATACGATCGCATGTCAGTGTGGTGACGGTAGTGCAGAAAATTTAAGACCGGATGGCGGGATAGTGCAAAGTCCTTGGTCCGTTACCAAAACAGAATGCAGAAGGTTTCACGCAGTTTAGAAATTATTAACCTTCTTTCCCACCCTATTGTTGGAACATTGTGAAGCGAATGATTGTGTACAAATGACATTTCCGGTAACAACGTTATGCaccgaaatgtgtttttttctctctccaaaCCACCAAAACACTGTCCGTTTGAATTCTAGGGAATTATCCAAGGAATTATCCGTTTGAATTATCCAAGGAAACGTGCACAATCGAATGTACGGATAGTAATTTATAAGCCTTTCAAATCGAGACTGAAGAGTGTGGATCACTGATCGTCTGAAAGATCAGGTTTAAACGGCAcggtgattgattttttttttcgataggtacaaaaacacacacagacgatCGAACAATAGTTGTTCTCTTGAAGCGTACAAAAATACATCGATTGCGGCCATTTGCAAACTAAAACCCCCAACATCGAAAAGGTGACTGCGGCAATTATTAGCCGGTAACCGTGAGGCACCCAGCGGCATTTTTATGCGCTCTCTTCTAATGCACAAACGAATGGTAAAGAAAAGCTGCACTTGCATCCGATACTTAATGATGGCTGAAGGTTGCCAACTCTCCAGCACCGAAGGAAGGTCAGATCACTCGTGCTTAGGATAAACTCTTTTCGATCGTGTGCAGATGAAGTGATCGTTGCAGCGCACAAACGAACTGCCGTACGTAGTACGTGCGCAAACAATTGAGTACTACCCCTCGGGGGCAGACCAGCGCGTAATTGAACTTCAATTCATGGTCACCATTGGCGTTCGTACACAAAACACTAGGCTGTGGCATTATGGACCGTATGTTCGTTGGCCGGTTCATCATCGGCAGCCTTTACATACTCCGGTTCGCCCAGTAGCATAGACAACAAGGGGGAGGAGGGAGAGTGGTGAGTGGTGGTGAGCATACCAGCGAACCACTTCATTTGTGGGTCGTTCTTTCAACGTGTGCTTTAGTGTTATCCTTGACTGGTCGATTCGTCGACAGGGATACAAAGAGATCCATCTAGTGTGATGCTCCCAGCAGTAGATGGGATCGGTTGCGCAATATCGAGGTGATCAGTACGGCATCGTGCACAACACGTGTGGAATCACTGTGGACCTCTGCAGTGTAGCATATCGGTGTAGAGCACGCCACCGGCAACGTGCTCACTATTGGTTCCCGTATCCTGTTACACTGACCCCTTCATGAATACTCCGAAGTATCTCCGAAGTAAATGAGTCGCGCGAGATTGTCATTAGCTGGCAGGCAAAACAGTACAGCGGTCAGCGTCCACAGCACACTGGCAGCCAGTTTGCAGTGGCAACTTTCTTATTGTAATCGAACGACCCACTAGTCCGTGGTCAATAATTACATCTATCAGTAAACCACGCTTACAGGGAGGAGGAAGTCATTGAATCAAGGCTGCAAAACAATCGTTCTAAGAAATCATGGCATGCATTAAACGTGACCAGGACTGGTTTGCGTGCAGGTTCTCTGTGGGGAACTAACAAGAAATGGGCTTAAGCTACCCTCGGTGGTAGTAATGATAtggttttagattttttccTCATCCACGCCACACAGAGCACTGTTGCTGTGAGATTAGCACGCATGATTaggcatcgaaaaaaaaatactgtacAGTACTTTGCTGATAAGTAGCATTGTGTATagctgtaaaaaaaagcttaatccCCGTTCCCATATGAGACGAGCATCAACATGAGCTGCACATTATAAATGCGGCAAAATAAGGTATTCTCGTAATTTACTCAATAAAAATCCCCCCCCACAATCGATTAGTCAAAACTGTTGTGCAATATGAACATGGGCAcatgttttaaaactttttaggAAATTAGGAGTAAAACTCGTTGTTTTGCTGCAATGTATTAAATGACAAATGATCTaacttcttccttcttttactttactttcaGTCATTATAAACTCCTCTACACAATTTTTGCTCTGTTTGGTCCTACGGCTATTCCGGTCTACTTCTGGGGAGAAAACCCCTGGTACGCTCTGTTCGTAGCGTTCTTCTTCCGTACGGTACTCAGCCTCAACGGGACCTGGTCGGTGAACAGTGCGGCACATATGTTTGGGACGCGTCCTTACGACAAGTGAGTACAAATGGTTGGATGTGTAGATAGCACAgctaattttgttgtttgttttcattctgtGTAGAACCATGTGGCCAGTGGAGAACATGTTTGTGTCGTTCGTGGCCGTCGGTGAAGGTTGGCACAACTATCATCATGCCTTCCCGTGGGATTACCGAGCATCGGAGTACGGTACGCCGCTCAATTTAACCGGCACGCTAATCGATCTTTtggcaaagtttggtgcaGTGTACGATCGCAAAACGGCTACCCCGAACATGGTGAGTAAGACGCAGATGGCACAAAGAGCAGAATGTTGTAATAACGATTGATTTTCATCGATCGATCAGGTTAAAAACCGTGTCATGCGTACCGGTGACAAATCGCATCATACCTACGGTACAGATGAGGGCCGCAGTGCGTTTACCACGTTGTGGAACATCTGGAAGCATCCGTCCAACCCAAGCTACAACTCGATCCACACACCGAAGCCGAAGATATTGCAATCCGACGGTTACGCGCTCATTCCGGACGAGTTGAAGCAATCCGAAAGGGATGAGGAAATTCTGTCGAAGGAAAACGAAGAGCTGATGAGACGCCAGCAGGAAGAAGAGAACCGCACGACGGAAGCGAACCAAATCTACAACAAGCTGTCGAAATACATCAAGGAACAACAGCAATCGGTGCCGGAATCGGTGGACGAACTGTTACTACAGCAGTCGAACAATAATGTCGATAAAACTGCCACGGTACAAGGGAAGGCGGCACTGAACGTCCTCGACTGTAACGACAATGCGCTCGTAAAGCGGAAAGTAATCGTCGGCGGTGCATCATCCTCCGCCTCAAGTCACCATTAGATTAGACGGCAGGGTGGCTACTACCGTTAGTCATGATTTCGTTCGCATTAGTCGCCCGAAAACGAGCATGCATCGGTTCGATCTCTACACGCAATGCAGCACTCGCTACATCCAGCAACGATCCTGACGCGTGACGTCTGGGATCACTCTACCGGTACGAACCGATCCTGCTCGCTGGGCCCACaactatttttaaacacaACAAACGCATTCGCGGGATTGGCTGTCCAAGCTAAGCTGTCTTTGAGATATGCTCAATGAAAATACCAAATGTACAGTGGATGCTTTCGATCAATTTGCTACTTAATTTTGCGCTCACGATCAAAATGggcaacaacgaaacaaaggGCCTGGAAGACAGTGAAGCCAGTTCCGATCCTGCTATACACATAAAGAACgttggaatggtttgatgttttttactTGCTCACCGTAGGTCTACCATCGAATGCGTTCGTCCAATATTTTACCCAGGAAAATAAACAGAAGTAGGTTTGGGTTCTGTTTTGATGTCTGTTAGAGTCTGTTGGAACCTTCGTACCCAGGAAGAATATTAACAGCAAGATAGGTGACGCTGTGCATCCTTTCCCAAGATTATTACGTTAATgaccttttttatattaatgctTTTACCCTACCTTTACCGTAAGCTAAGTAAGCCAGCTAAGAAGAACGGATACACGGCCGGATGTTAAGCCGTAAAGTTCTTCACCTGTACAGAGAAGATGTGTCTCGTGTACGGATGTTTGTGGGGAttctattctttctttttggggTAGGGAtcacaaaacaagaaacaagaataataattaaaaaaaaaaacaaataaaaacatattgaaaCCAACTGAAACCACTAAACTTTGAATCGAAATATTttagaattaaataaaaggtAGTTTTTTTACTATGATGTTAAGGCTAAAGGCCATGGTGCATGGCGATTTTGATTAGCATTCAAGCACATTCAACAATCAACTGATTGATATTTCAACCCTCTAGCGAAAGATTTCAATGGAAAAAGTAATGGTTTTATCTCGGAACTAAAAGGATCATCATCTGCTTTCTATACAAACGCGTTGATAATTGGCATTTAATTTTGaatcttgcgttttttttgctccgaaTCGTGTGATCTTACAGTTAGTACAGTGTGTGAGTCGGCTCTATACAAGAcataattttgtaattaatatattttcttcttcttcgctcTGCTGGTCCTTCTCTAACATAGGTGGTATGATAGAAGAATCCGGCTTCCTGAACCTTCCTTTATCACTCCACCGTGTTGGTCTTGCGCTGCAAATGCTCAAGATTTTCCGAGACCAACAATTTAGGCCATATGTCCCAATTCATATCTCATCTAGCAGCGCCATCAACATAAATCTAGCAAATATTTCGGTAAAAATACAATTACACCTACAATTGTTCTGCTAAAGGAGTAGATTAGCAAAACCGCGCAGGCTATTGAAGATTATTGAAGGTTGTACAGGTCTTGTCTTCTCCTACAGAATTCGTATTTTGtcacatgtttttttaaatacctcGGAGAGGAGTATATTTTGCTGAGTTCATTGATACAATAATTTACATAATGATGGCATAGATTCGCAAAACCTACCTCCGCTCCGTCCGGAAGGGGATACCATCAGGGACTTTCCCTCCCGGAATTCCGCCCCGGAATTAtttgtagttttattttgAGTTCCTTCCTATTAGTCATACACCAGACTCACTCCCTCTCACTTTCGCCGTAATGATCATGTTTTCATGTCATGTGTGAACATGTCTAGCGCCCCGAGGTAGTCGCTTTCGTAACTACAGACTCTTCATCAATCGTTAAGACCGAACGCCTCTCGTCAGTCTGCTGGCCTCGCCGGCGCTGAGGGGGAGCCATCGATGGTGCAGGATCCCCTTCCAATAGCGTGCCTCCAGCCATTACTCGCACCTGCAGTGCTAGTTCCTGCTCGTGGACACCAAGACGCTCTGCAGCTGGTCGTACCCGGGCCCTTCTCGCGTTAGCGTTGCGGATCGCGCGTATCCGCTGAAGCGTCCGTTCCGGCTCCACCGGCTCTTCGCACGGCGAAAAGTCAGCTGAAGCGGTTCTCGCGGCTTCAGCCTATTCCTTAAGCCAGGACCGGCCTAATGAAGATGTGATACGTCTTGACGCCTTCTGTATTCGGCTCGAGTCGAAAATGTCCTCCGGGCTCCTCTACAACAGTTCTAGCCGCACCTCCTCGAAGAATGGGCAATCGATCATCACGTGGGCCACCGACTCCACCGAACCTGTGCACCTGGGACAGTCAGGGGACGAAGCAAACCCACAGACATGCAGTTACTCGTGGAAGAATCCATGAGCACCTGCGAGAGGTGGAAGTCCACCTCTCCATGCCTCCGTCCCGTCCAATGGCGCACTTTTGGTATCGTCAAGTGGGTGCAACGCacgaaattgcgtcggtgattccgcggaatcgggacaccgtgatcggcggggacgtcaacgcctggtcaagagcgtgggggatggaacgcagacacaacgatggagaacgagttcataggggagcagtggtgatggatgctatggcatcacttgagctggtcttgttgaaccggggcaaccggccaacctggagcaacaacagtggccgtagttccattatcgacgtttccttctgcagctcgtctcttctgggggaaaataactggcgagtctgcgacgaaaatccaagtgaccacaataccatcaagtttgcggtcgggaggacgacgacgtagcgtaacctgggacacagtgcacagcaggcttcggagagcagatgggcaacccggtatttcaacaaggactttcgttgaaattttggggtcactggacatctacaatcgcaccctcttggcggacgagttgacgcaggtaatgtcaactgcctgcgacgcgacgatgccgagattgtcagcagcacggggaggacgacgatcggtgtactggtggaataacgagatttcccagttacgtcgcacttacatcgggatgcggagaagactcaggcgagcccgaacggaagagcagcgacaggatcgccgtccggcgtacacagcagcgagagcagcactggagcaagcggtcaagcggagcaagaaggagcagggcgatcaacttccggaacagctggggccccacggattcgggccaggctacaaaatccggaggcagatgtggcaaggagcccgagtaccgatggaacgggatccagccaagctgcagcacatcgtcggcgaactttttccggtgcaaccgcccatggaatggcccacggcaacaggattgacggacgaggacacggcacgggatgccgttaccgagggtgagctggtgagcattgcaaaatcgctcaatccccagcgtgccccaggagacgacaacattccgaacgtggccttgattacggcgatgacggcgtttccacgcgtcttcatgagaacgttccagcattacatcgattccggccacttcctcgtcgaatggaagaggcaacggctagtgctgttctcgaaggccgtgaaaccacccggagaatcatcgtcgtaccggccaatctgcctgctgagtgttctgggaaaagtattggagcgactcatacagcgcagacttacggagcatctggatgcaacgggcggtctcgctgatgcccaatacggattcaggaaaggacgctcaaccatggatgccatcaacagggtgattgccaacggaagggttgcgctcgacaagaagcgcaggggcgatcgactgtgtgcgatggtgacaatcgacgtgaagaacgccttcaacacggccaactggacagcgatcggagcagctctgcagcgaaggaacacgccaccgtacctccaggcgttgctgcggaactacttcacgaatcgcacgctccactacgaaacggatgaaggaatggtctcgttaccagtatcggcaggtgtcccgcagggttcggttctagggccaacactgtggaatgttatgtacgatgaccttcttcgtttggagctgttcggaaagcgtgcggacattatagggtttgctgatgatgtggcgttcacccttatagggagggacccgcaggaaatcagcaaccttgctacgaggaatctggagatgatcgagcgttggatggatggagtgggattgaagctggcccatcaaaagaccggctacatgatcttctgcactcatcacaacccgcaggtaggtcaactacgtgcggggggacacacgatcgtatccacggaatcgctcaagtacctgggggtcgagctctgccgcaaacagcaccacggtcggcatttggagaaggtttgcagcaaggcatcacatatcacgaatgtcttgaccgctctgatgccgaataagtgtggcccaaaaagcaccAGAAGGAgtcccttggttaacgttgggaatagcattgtccgttacgcggcaccatcgtggggacggacgcttcttcagaaggacgttcaccggaccacggttcagaggacgcaccgcacaggagttctcaggagtggccagtgccttccaaacggtctcctacgatgccgcttgcgtggtggcaagcactatcccgttagtccttctcctaga
Proteins encoded in this window:
- the LOC125760680 gene encoding acyl-CoA Delta-9 desaturase-like, with product MGADSQTKTILCAKTPELIETAIADRKPEQSQTDPHSRGTTADILVAELSQSDSTLSGAQFEKALQTCSNVVHEAEVDRKLKEIGSATPILPSEIGTDFNFKREIVWKNVVGFLLLHICGWVGLHLAFWRYCDYRTTLYTLWLMYASGQGVTMGAHRLWSHRAFKAKLWLRIILLWMHTLAGQNCLYVWVRDHRQHHKFSDTDADPHNANRGFFFSHIGWLLSRKHPKVIEYGKKIDMSDLEADPLIMFQKDHYKLLYTIFALFGPTAIPVYFWGENPWYALFVAFFFRTVLSLNGTWSVNSAAHMFGTRPYDKTMWPVENMFVSFVAVGEGWHNYHHAFPWDYRASEYGTPLNLTGTLIDLLAKFGAVYDRKTATPNMVKNRVMRTGDKSHHTYGTDEGRSAFTTLWNIWKHPSNPSYNSIHTPKPKILQSDGYALIPDELKQSERDEEILSKENEELMRRQQEEENRTTEANQIYNKLSKYIKEQQQSVPESVDELLLQQSNNNVDKTATVQGKAALNVLDCNDNALVKRKVIVGGASSSASSHH